The Acipenser ruthenus chromosome 15, fAciRut3.2 maternal haplotype, whole genome shotgun sequence genomic sequence gatagatatttttttttaatcaggttcAACTTTAATATAAAAATGGGTTTATTCCAAATGAAAAGTAGCTTGTTTAACACCAGATAGTTCTGTTTAATTGTCTCTATCAGGCATGAGTCACAATAGATACAGAGAGGGTTTATTAATAGAGGCATCTTTATGGGACATTAAGGATAGACAGTGTACTCTCCAACACTCAAATGTGCAAATGCTATGGGGTGTTACTAATACCAGCATCCCTCATAACAGTGtagctgaagtttttttttttttttttttttccttacagtGCCTGGGCTGGAATACCAGAAGTGTGATAGCCTTCCGATGCATCTGGTAGACCAGCTGACTGTATAAATCAATAAGGGCTGCTGGAGTAGCAAGGGGTCACCTTCACCAAACTGGTTTGCCTCCGGGAAGCTTCATTCTTAGGTAAAATAGTTCTAAGGTAACAAAGGGTATGCAACTGTGAGGGGGTTTGCTTACGGCCTTCAGTTGAcatgcaaaccccccccccccccccaaaaaaaaacaacaacacatgcaTCAAATTAGGGTTCAGGAACCACTAAAGACAGCAGTATTTAAGGGGTACCACAATGCACAGCCCCTTGTTCTGTCAGCTGCTATAATGTATAGCATGATGTATTTGTACTTCTGCTTTTTCAGATGGGGCTATGCAAGAGCTTTTTGGTTTTTAGCGTTCTGAGTTGTTGAGTTTTggacgctgctgctgctgcactagAACGCAGGAGCGCATCTCCCtccctcgctcgctcgctcgctcgcatCCTGAATCCTGGCTTGCAAAGCCGCTCGCCTCGGCTGCACTGTGTCTCCGGAGAACATTCCAGGCTGGTAAAGTCAGTTAGATATTTGAATAGCACAGAGGAACCGCCTCTCTCTGATTGGACTGTCGGGCTCTAAAGGGGCGGGGTACACGGGGCACTGACGGAGACATCCGAGCTTCTATTGGCTTGAACTGTTGGGGGCGGTGACCGCTGCGAGGTATAAGTACTCTGGCTTGCCCCGCAAGTTGGTGATTGCTTGCTCGTACACAGAAGCGAGTCGGGGGAAGCGGTGTTCAATGAGTCCCTATGCTGTACACGCAAACCTGACGCGTCCCCGAATAAAATACCGCCTCCTCCGCTAAACAGAACTGcttgtttggttttcgccaagaAAAGAAGTACATAAACACTCATGATAAACACCATGGAATGTGCCATGGATGCACAAAACCTAATTTCGATTTCTTTACGGAAAATCCACAACTCCAGGACGCAGAGAGGAGGCATAAAGCTGCACAAGAACCTCCTGGTTTCGTATGTGCTGAGGAACGCCAAGCAGCTTTACATGAACGAGAAATACGCGGAGATCTACAGGATGCAGCAGTACGAGGAGGTGATGACCGTCTGCAACGAAATCCAGGAGCTGAACCCACTCGATTTAGCCGAAGACATCGTGGAGGCGAGCGGGGACTGCTGCAGCCAGGGCGCGGGGAGCCCCCTTATCATGGAACCGGCGAGCGTGTGCTGCGCGCTGCCTGCAAGCAACCACCCGGCTCACACGCCGCAccaacagcagcagctccaggcTACAGCTGCCTGCTCCGCCGCCGGCTTGGCGCTCCAGAGCGAGGAGGTCTGTAAAGAAACTAACTCTGCTTTTTTCCGGAGCTGTTGCGCGGAAGCCTACCCTGTGACGGACTGCGATTTTTCCTCGCTGAGCGCTGTGCACTGCAACAAAACGACGGTGTTGGACTTGGATACGCACGTAGTGACCACTGTGGAAAGCGGGTGTCTCCACCAGGACTGCTGCGCT encodes the following:
- the LOC117422674 gene encoding immediate early response gene 5-like protein, encoding MINTMECAMDAQNLISISLRKIHNSRTQRGGIKLHKNLLVSYVLRNAKQLYMNEKYAEIYRMQQYEEVMTVCNEIQELNPLDLAEDIVEASGDCCSQGAGSPLIMEPASVCCALPASNHPAHTPHQQQQLQATAACSAAGLALQSEEVCKETNSAFFRSCCAEAYPVTDCDFSSLSAVHCNKTTVLDLDTHVVTTVESGCLHQDCCAVQCHGAQAPAKKRKFDFGCYAAESEEVPDFTPCKRARFEDFYCPHSEQLDTSNISNLISIFGSGFTGLVSRQADSEFSLNGQFCSKQTLASLGAWTRAIVAF